In Actinomycetota bacterium, the following proteins share a genomic window:
- the truA gene encoding tRNA pseudouridine(38-40) synthase TruA, producing the protein MGEGIALTVSYDGSGFHGFARQEGLSTVQGTLESALATVLRTEIRTTGAGRTDTGVHARAQVVSFEADDVLPDLDSLVRSLNALCASKGIAIKGARRTAPDFSARFDASSREYRYRLATGATPPVFMSRYAWWVRKPLDLEAMQEGGVILIGEHDFASFCVARSAEGKSTVRALEVVDVDRHTLLGEECVTVRVIGDAFLHSMVRVVVGSLVEVGIGKREPSWLADALSAKIRRAAGPTAPSHGLTLWNVTYPESCWVDQV; encoded by the coding sequence ATGGGCGAGGGCATCGCATTGACGGTCTCATACGATGGCTCCGGCTTCCACGGCTTCGCGCGCCAGGAGGGCCTGTCGACCGTCCAGGGCACACTGGAATCCGCTCTGGCGACTGTCTTGCGGACTGAGATACGTACGACTGGGGCAGGTCGAACCGACACAGGAGTCCATGCGCGTGCACAGGTGGTGAGCTTCGAGGCCGACGACGTGTTGCCCGATCTGGACAGCCTTGTGCGCTCACTCAATGCGCTGTGCGCGAGTAAAGGGATCGCCATTAAGGGGGCCCGGCGTACCGCTCCAGACTTCTCGGCGAGGTTCGATGCCTCCAGCCGAGAGTATCGCTACCGCTTAGCAACTGGTGCGACACCACCGGTGTTCATGTCCCGGTACGCTTGGTGGGTCAGAAAGCCTCTCGACTTGGAGGCGATGCAGGAAGGCGGAGTCATTCTGATCGGCGAGCATGATTTCGCATCGTTTTGTGTGGCGCGCTCCGCCGAGGGTAAAAGTACCGTTCGGGCTTTGGAGGTCGTGGATGTGGACCGACACACCTTGTTGGGCGAGGAGTGTGTGACTGTCCGCGTGATCGGCGATGCATTCCTCCATTCAATGGTCCGCGTCGTGGTAGGCAGTCTTGTTGAGGTGGGGATTGGCAAGCGTGAACCTAGCTGGCTCGCCGATGCACTGTCCGCGAAGATTCGGCGGGCTGCGGGCCCGACTGCTCCATCCCATGGGCTCACATTGTGGAACGTCACCTATCCAGAGAGCTGCTGGGTCGATCAAGTGTAG
- a CDS encoding energy-coupling factor transporter transmembrane protein EcfT: protein MRAPVPFGQYVPIDSPIHVLDPRTKMGLMAGMGITLFTIEGFTGLGVIASMLLVVIALSRVPLHLVTRGLKAVTLLLSFTLLAHALRWEPATVALLRLGPLAIDQGGLLQGLFFSARIVILVLGSTLLTLTSSPVEITDGLTRIMRPLERLRIPVGDIAMMLTIALRFIPTMAEEAEKIMVAQIARGARFDQRWPISRARAYIPILIPLFVNLFKRAEALAIAMEARCYVGGYGRTRLHQSSMTKIDISVLLGACLAFAVIAVTL, encoded by the coding sequence ATGAGGGCTCCAGTTCCATTCGGTCAGTATGTTCCCATCGATTCCCCGATACATGTGCTGGATCCCAGAACCAAGATGGGGCTGATGGCCGGGATGGGCATCACGCTCTTCACAATCGAAGGATTCACGGGCCTAGGCGTCATTGCGAGCATGCTGTTGGTCGTCATCGCGCTGTCAAGGGTTCCGCTCCACCTTGTGACCCGTGGCCTCAAAGCTGTGACGTTGTTGCTCTCCTTCACGCTGCTTGCCCACGCGCTTCGATGGGAGCCCGCCACGGTCGCCCTGCTCAGACTCGGCCCCCTAGCCATCGACCAGGGGGGGCTGTTGCAGGGGCTCTTCTTTTCGGCGAGGATAGTGATCCTTGTCCTGGGAAGTACGTTGCTCACACTGACCAGCTCACCTGTTGAGATCACCGACGGACTCACCAGGATCATGCGTCCACTCGAACGCCTGAGGATCCCTGTGGGCGACATCGCGATGATGCTCACAATCGCGCTTCGCTTCATCCCGACAATGGCCGAGGAGGCCGAGAAGATCATGGTCGCCCAGATCGCCAGGGGCGCTAGGTTCGATCAACGATGGCCGATATCTCGGGCCAGGGCATACATCCCGATTCTGATCCCGCTCTTCGTCAATCTGTTCAAGCGGGCCGAGGCATTAGCGATAGCCATGGAGGCCAGGTGCTACGTGGGAGGCTATGGCCGAACCAGATTACATCAGAGTAGTATGACCAAGATCGACATCTCGGTGTTGCTGGGGGCATGCCTCGCATTCGCCGTCATCGCCGTGACGTTATGA
- the rpsI gene encoding 30S ribosomal protein S9, with protein MAENQAVYWGTGRRKTSVARVRLVPGTGKITVNGRDALDYFGREALVAFVQTPFKATETTDRFDVIARIHGGGISGQAGALRHGIARALLEAGDDYRGELKKAGYLRRDPRMVERKKYGLKKARKRPQFSKR; from the coding sequence ATGGCTGAGAATCAGGCTGTATATTGGGGTACCGGTAGGCGGAAGACCTCTGTAGCACGGGTGCGTTTGGTCCCAGGGACGGGGAAAATCACCGTCAACGGCAGGGATGCACTTGATTACTTTGGGAGAGAGGCTCTTGTGGCCTTCGTCCAGACCCCTTTTAAGGCAACCGAGACCACCGACAGGTTCGACGTCATCGCGAGGATCCACGGCGGTGGCATCAGCGGCCAGGCCGGAGCTCTTCGGCATGGAATCGCCCGCGCACTGTTGGAAGCCGGCGATGATTATCGTGGCGAATTGAAGAAGGCGGGTTACCTGCGAAGGGATCCGCGTATGGTCGAGCGCAAGAAGTACGGCCTCAAGAAGGCTCGCAAGCGTCCTCAGTTCTCCAAGCGCTAG
- the rplM gene encoding 50S ribosomal protein L13 — MKTYHAKPGEVEREWLLVDANDMVLGRLASRVAQILKGKNKPQYTPHVDTGDFVVVINAEKIRLTGNKMATKMAYRHSGYNGGLKETPISRMLERHPDRVITRAVKGMLPKNTLGRAMMKKLKVYAGPEHPHVAQGPRSINLEDHVDG; from the coding sequence GTGAAGACCTACCATGCGAAACCAGGCGAAGTCGAGCGCGAATGGCTGCTCGTTGACGCGAACGACATGGTGCTGGGTCGTCTTGCTAGCAGGGTGGCTCAAATCCTGAAGGGCAAGAACAAGCCTCAGTACACACCTCACGTCGATACCGGTGACTTCGTTGTCGTCATCAACGCTGAGAAGATCCGATTGACCGGTAATAAGATGGCTACCAAGATGGCCTATCGGCACAGTGGGTACAATGGCGGTCTCAAAGAGACTCCGATCTCCCGAATGCTGGAGCGCCATCCAGATCGCGTCATCACACGCGCGGTCAAGGGCATGCTGCCCAAGAACACTCTTGGCAGAGCCATGATGAAGAAGCTCAAAGTATACGCAGGCCCAGAGCATCCTCATGTTGCACAGGGGCCGCGATCGATAAACCTGGAGGACCACGTCGATGGCTGA
- a CDS encoding cold shock domain-containing protein, translating to MADGTVKWFNAEKGYGFIEREGGDDLFVHFSEIQVEGFKTLEEGQAVSFEEATGRNGKPQATKVYPR from the coding sequence ATGGCAGATGGTACGGTTAAGTGGTTTAACGCAGAAAAGGGTTACGGTTTCATCGAGCGCGAGGGTGGAGACGACCTTTTCGTGCACTTCTCAGAGATCCAGGTCGAGGGATTCAAGACCCTCGAGGAGGGTCAGGCTGTATCTTTCGAGGAGGCCACAGGCCGAAACGGTAAGCCGCAGGCCACAAAGGTATACCCCCGTTAG
- the nrfD gene encoding polysulfide reductase NrfD: MQNDNAEYLETKDASGGSMAPKKNGPTFVFYGWVTTLVLLIGLGVYAYYFQTPLARGLVVTGLRDGFPWGFYIQNFMFFVGLAAGGLVVYASVYIFDAREFKPLSKLAVLQALVCTLLAALFVLIDLGRPERVFWFLLSPNFSSIFVFDFIILNSYLAICAIALWLSHTGKGSPRFLLGMAIVSLTAAISMHSITAWVLGFVRGEELWNTALMAPLFVSSAVVSGLALLILISLLVSKFTGTRFKDEIFFKMGKLLAVVVLVDLFFLLAEMMTALWPGAGKPSYVEMYSLLLTGKYAPLFLSQVFLFGLLPFVLLVIPKIRKSIPVIALASLLLVIGVFIKRFILLVKGLGVSAMGELTSYAPTFQEVLVGVGLWAVGALIITIGVKLLNIRAPEV, encoded by the coding sequence ATGCAAAATGACAACGCGGAGTATCTAGAGACGAAAGATGCCTCGGGAGGAAGTATGGCCCCTAAGAAAAACGGTCCTACCTTTGTGTTTTATGGTTGGGTGACGACTCTTGTGCTGCTGATAGGCCTCGGGGTCTATGCCTATTATTTCCAAACACCACTCGCCCGAGGCCTTGTCGTCACCGGCTTGAGAGACGGGTTTCCATGGGGGTTCTATATCCAGAACTTCATGTTCTTTGTAGGATTAGCCGCCGGTGGACTCGTGGTTTATGCGAGCGTGTATATCTTTGACGCCCGGGAGTTCAAGCCGTTATCCAAACTGGCAGTTCTTCAAGCCTTGGTGTGCACGCTGTTGGCAGCGCTCTTCGTACTGATTGATTTGGGTCGTCCCGAGAGGGTTTTTTGGTTTCTCTTGAGTCCGAACTTCAGCTCCATCTTCGTTTTTGACTTCATTATCTTGAACTCCTATCTAGCAATTTGCGCTATTGCTCTGTGGCTGTCTCACACGGGGAAGGGTTCTCCCAGGTTTCTTCTGGGGATGGCCATCGTTTCTCTGACAGCCGCGATCTCGATGCACTCAATCACAGCCTGGGTGCTCGGCTTTGTCAGGGGCGAGGAGCTCTGGAACACAGCACTGATGGCGCCTCTGTTTGTTTCATCGGCTGTTGTTTCTGGCCTCGCATTACTTATTCTCATCAGTCTGCTCGTGTCGAAGTTCACCGGCACGAGATTCAAGGACGAGATATTCTTCAAAATGGGAAAGCTGCTGGCTGTTGTGGTACTCGTTGACCTTTTCTTCCTGCTTGCTGAAATGATGACTGCTCTTTGGCCAGGTGCGGGCAAGCCCTCCTACGTGGAAATGTATAGCTTGCTGCTGACAGGAAAGTACGCACCGCTATTTCTATCGCAAGTGTTTTTGTTCGGCTTGCTGCCCTTCGTCCTTCTGGTTATCCCTAAGATCCGTAAGTCGATACCAGTGATCGCTCTCGCCTCGCTGCTTCTGGTGATAGGTGTGTTCATAAAGAGATTCATCTTGCTCGTCAAAGGCTTAGGGGTGTCCGCGATGGGAGAGTTGACATCCTACGCCCCCACCTTTCAAGAGGTTTTGGTGGGCGTGGGCCTTTGGGCTGTCGGAGCGTTGATCATCACCATTGGAGTGAAGCTACTGAACATTAGGGCCCCGGAAGTATAG
- the glmM gene encoding phosphoglucosamine mutase, whose translation MARLFGTDGVRGIANEALTPEIAFRLGEAAGYFFGEEGSSKIVIGKDTRTSGDMLEAAMVAGITSAGADVLLCGIVPTPAVAYFTRMCGASGGIVISASHNPPEYNGIKFFGPDGFKLSDGMEKRIEDFVAEGGNGKRPLGDGIGRVRHVDDATSRYVSHVMDTIDVDLEGLTVAVDCGHGAASITTPRALKELGAKVIAVNCDFDGAQINVGCGSTDLTMLRELILTHKVDIGIAHDGDADRVIAMDERGNVVDGDTLLAVCATHLHSKGALPEATVVATVMSNLGFQVAMQNQGVRVLQAKVGDRYVLEEMRASGANLGGEQSGHIIFLEHNSTGDGLVAALQLASVMKERTLPLSELTKVMERYPQVLTNVRVRDTGSLAGNEAINEAVCSVESVLDGNGRVLVRASGTEPLVRIMVEAQDEDLAGRSAASIARVVERELG comes from the coding sequence ATGGCCCGACTGTTTGGGACCGATGGGGTACGAGGGATAGCGAACGAGGCGCTCACTCCAGAGATCGCGTTTCGGCTAGGCGAGGCGGCAGGCTACTTCTTCGGCGAGGAAGGTTCGTCGAAAATCGTGATAGGCAAGGACACGCGCACGAGCGGGGATATGCTGGAGGCTGCGATGGTCGCCGGTATCACATCGGCAGGTGCGGATGTTCTGCTCTGCGGCATCGTGCCGACCCCGGCGGTAGCGTATTTCACGCGTATGTGCGGAGCCTCGGGCGGTATCGTTATCAGCGCTTCGCACAACCCACCCGAGTATAACGGCATCAAGTTCTTCGGCCCGGACGGATTCAAGCTTTCCGACGGGATGGAGAAGCGGATCGAGGACTTCGTCGCCGAAGGAGGGAATGGGAAGCGTCCTCTCGGCGACGGGATCGGTCGCGTTCGACATGTGGATGATGCCACGTCGCGGTATGTGTCTCACGTGATGGACACGATCGATGTCGACCTTGAGGGACTGACGGTCGCTGTCGATTGCGGGCATGGGGCCGCATCGATCACGACTCCTCGCGCCTTGAAAGAGCTGGGAGCCAAGGTAATCGCAGTTAATTGTGATTTCGACGGAGCACAGATCAATGTGGGCTGCGGATCGACTGATTTGACCATGCTGCGGGAGTTGATACTGACGCACAAGGTGGATATCGGGATAGCGCACGATGGCGATGCGGATCGCGTCATCGCCATGGACGAACGCGGCAATGTAGTGGACGGCGATACGCTGCTTGCGGTTTGCGCAACCCACTTGCATTCGAAAGGTGCTCTTCCCGAGGCCACGGTTGTGGCAACGGTGATGAGTAATCTCGGCTTCCAGGTCGCCATGCAGAACCAGGGGGTACGAGTTCTCCAGGCCAAGGTGGGCGATCGCTACGTCCTCGAGGAAATGCGAGCCAGTGGAGCGAATCTCGGTGGCGAACAGTCGGGCCACATCATCTTTCTTGAGCACAATTCCACCGGCGATGGACTGGTTGCGGCCCTTCAGCTAGCATCAGTGATGAAGGAGCGCACACTTCCGCTCTCGGAGCTCACTAAGGTTATGGAGCGGTACCCTCAAGTGCTTACAAACGTTCGCGTTCGTGACACAGGCTCATTGGCGGGAAATGAAGCGATCAACGAGGCTGTCTGCAGCGTCGAGTCGGTATTGGATGGCAACGGACGCGTGCTTGTGAGAGCCTCTGGGACCGAGCCGCTGGTACGGATAATGGTGGAGGCCCAGGACGAGGATCTGGCTGGTCGATCAGCCGCGAGCATCGCGAGGGTCGTCGAACGGGAGTTGGGTTAA
- a CDS encoding NapC/NirT family cytochrome c → MSPRGVCDSVGDVAPHRRLSLLTTVCTAIILSLFVFAGAAQASQHDYIELDSHEKLGSPTRDACQVCHDMVVGEASYFILIDGSQVPFIEENVPRLCYRCHSNKYNEWQAGTHGKPGRASCITCHSPHRPGRFKVAPLPPFLDEPISFRVGPYAEPFTPLPPPADDPPSPSLPELEIVAILVFLLSGGLVGISIVVGMSAKSNKGRR, encoded by the coding sequence ATGAGTCCTAGGGGCGTGTGCGATTCCGTGGGGGATGTAGCCCCTCATCGCAGGCTTTCTCTTTTGACGACGGTCTGCACAGCAATCATCCTGTCACTGTTCGTTTTTGCGGGCGCAGCGCAAGCCTCACAGCATGATTATATTGAGCTGGACAGTCATGAGAAGCTAGGCAGCCCAACGCGAGATGCCTGCCAGGTATGTCACGATATGGTCGTAGGAGAGGCCAGCTACTTCATCCTGATCGATGGCTCTCAGGTTCCCTTTATCGAAGAGAACGTTCCTCGGCTTTGTTACCGGTGTCATTCGAACAAGTACAACGAGTGGCAGGCAGGAACTCATGGAAAGCCGGGGAGGGCTAGCTGCATCACCTGCCACAGCCCTCACAGGCCCGGACGGTTCAAGGTCGCCCCCTTGCCTCCATTTCTCGACGAGCCTATTTCCTTCAGAGTGGGCCCTTATGCAGAGCCCTTCACGCCGTTGCCTCCCCCAGCGGATGATCCGCCTTCGCCCTCCTTGCCTGAGTTGGAGATTGTGGCAATCCTTGTCTTTCTGCTAAGTGGCGGACTAGTAGGCATTTCCATAGTGGTGGGAATGTCAGCCAAATCGAACAAAGGGCGGCGGTAG
- a CDS encoding ammonia-forming cytochrome c nitrite reductase subunit c552 codes for MKGKLVAVILVLLAGAAALLVFALTGVGEQAPERVACGGSGCHGEQVDAVLAGPHVDIQYWGERLIPDFDPDATLSCQVCHAGALDHAADPENPEARVAVVFAREQCGQCHVDQYTTFSYGDSFRTRYGGSPGPQEPLAPGAQPVDEAIGDVGALRAKTMDWEYYNTLLHGHGFVTEYNEDRSHSVALLDHYNISRGKFENCLQCKATEVVYYWNSGITRTVQNEVKVQSGHFAPGQVITIPAGTEVYLSTDQETPHPETGLPNYEVKVRVTLPDGVQYASYNATGVAAENNGRQSPEARKMLWAATYALVVDELPEGSPTIPGGITCNQCHNPHDTQFRIIRQALISAVSERGVNPYDPAKAEIRSMDDPALSVYDRNILLCAQCHVEYVCGFSPIDTTIRDYFPWRKEFDLEADFRARFNYAQDFRHGIGPQPWQSDDRAKPGYFPEGALYPIGERLIKSQHPEVEFYWQSRHYANATSCNACHMPRVKLNPAEVPDDQLTGPRRRTFTSHWMASPIKYMTPGPAERFAEQAQISLPNGVIEPCGTCHLEAGEPTRMINAVHRIQDESYTLGLWAQDALVIALREIWTAKNAGVPDDNSYLREAVSNYQTAHVLWENLAVSENSKGFHNPSGFLVSMNRAIVQAQAAADYAKKARASQ; via the coding sequence GTGAAAGGCAAACTGGTTGCGGTGATCCTAGTGCTCTTGGCGGGGGCAGCGGCACTGCTAGTATTTGCGTTGACGGGTGTGGGCGAACAGGCCCCAGAACGAGTCGCATGCGGCGGTAGTGGCTGCCATGGCGAGCAGGTCGACGCCGTGCTGGCAGGCCCACATGTTGACATTCAGTACTGGGGAGAGCGGCTGATCCCTGATTTCGATCCAGATGCGACTCTTTCCTGCCAGGTTTGCCATGCAGGAGCCCTAGACCACGCGGCAGACCCTGAGAACCCGGAAGCTAGGGTTGCTGTGGTGTTCGCTCGGGAACAGTGTGGTCAATGTCACGTGGATCAATACACGACCTTTAGCTACGGCGATTCCTTCCGGACAAGGTACGGGGGATCCCCGGGCCCACAGGAGCCCCTGGCACCAGGGGCCCAGCCCGTTGACGAGGCTATTGGCGATGTCGGCGCCTTGCGGGCCAAGACCATGGATTGGGAGTATTACAACACGCTGTTGCACGGTCATGGGTTTGTCACTGAGTACAATGAAGACAGGAGTCACAGTGTCGCACTTCTGGATCACTACAACATCAGCCGAGGCAAGTTCGAGAATTGCCTCCAGTGTAAAGCGACCGAGGTTGTCTACTACTGGAACAGCGGTATAACAAGAACTGTTCAAAACGAGGTCAAGGTCCAGTCCGGACACTTTGCACCCGGCCAGGTCATCACCATTCCGGCAGGCACCGAGGTTTACCTATCCACTGACCAAGAAACGCCACACCCCGAGACCGGTCTGCCGAACTACGAAGTAAAGGTGCGCGTTACTCTGCCGGATGGCGTTCAGTACGCGTCGTATAACGCGACAGGCGTTGCCGCCGAAAACAACGGAAGACAGTCTCCTGAGGCTAGAAAAATGCTTTGGGCGGCTACTTACGCCTTGGTTGTCGACGAACTACCAGAAGGTTCGCCCACCATTCCTGGTGGGATCACATGCAATCAGTGCCATAATCCTCACGACACTCAGTTCAGGATCATTCGGCAGGCTCTCATTAGCGCGGTATCCGAACGTGGAGTCAATCCATACGATCCGGCTAAAGCCGAAATACGAAGCATGGACGATCCTGCATTGAGCGTCTACGATCGCAACATCTTGCTTTGCGCTCAGTGCCACGTGGAGTATGTGTGTGGGTTCAGTCCCATTGACACAACTATCCGAGACTACTTTCCTTGGCGCAAGGAGTTCGACCTCGAGGCGGACTTCAGAGCCAGATTCAACTATGCTCAAGACTTCCGTCACGGCATTGGGCCGCAGCCTTGGCAAAGCGACGATCGGGCAAAGCCTGGATACTTCCCTGAGGGGGCGCTATATCCCATCGGTGAGAGATTGATAAAGAGCCAACATCCTGAGGTTGAGTTCTACTGGCAGAGCCGTCACTACGCCAACGCTACCAGCTGCAATGCCTGTCACATGCCTAGGGTGAAACTTAACCCCGCCGAAGTACCCGACGACCAGCTCACAGGACCTCGGAGGCGTACGTTCACATCGCACTGGATGGCCTCCCCGATAAAATATATGACCCCCGGGCCAGCCGAAAGGTTTGCGGAGCAGGCGCAGATCTCGTTGCCGAATGGGGTTATCGAGCCCTGCGGAACTTGTCATCTTGAGGCGGGGGAGCCGACACGGATGATCAATGCGGTTCATCGCATCCAGGATGAATCCTACACCCTTGGACTCTGGGCACAAGATGCCCTGGTGATCGCCTTGAGGGAGATATGGACGGCCAAGAACGCTGGCGTTCCTGACGACAATTCCTATCTAAGAGAAGCGGTAAGCAATTACCAGACAGCACATGTGCTCTGGGAGAATCTGGCGGTTTCGGAGAACAGTAAGGGGTTCCACAACCCCAGCGGCTTTCTAGTCTCGATGAACAGGGCCATTGTTCAGGCACAAGCGGCAGCCGATTACGCCAAGAAGGCAAGGGCGTCACAATAA
- a CDS encoding 4Fe-4S dicluster domain-containing protein, which yields MKDESIDRRDFLIKTGMVAGAFTLGGYVGGMRVLASVESKSNLAQGPSVSYAPPPLKTDVRFAMALNTKACVGCRRCVYACVKTNNIPRSSNMEWIRVQSLKRGTISLKNTDSLYTKAPLPDRWYLPVACMQCESPPCVKVCPVTATWKDPDGITVIDYDKCIGCRYCVVACPYGARRFNWKKPEVPEGELNLEVPKRPVGVAEKCTFCIHRVRIGRTPACVEACPTAARFFGDMNDPESAVSKLIITRRAFRLKEEQGADPRFYYLG from the coding sequence ATGAAAGACGAATCGATCGATCGACGCGACTTTTTGATCAAGACGGGAATGGTGGCTGGCGCCTTTACTTTGGGTGGCTATGTGGGAGGCATGAGGGTTTTGGCCTCTGTGGAGTCCAAGAGCAACTTGGCGCAGGGACCAAGCGTCAGCTACGCTCCTCCTCCGCTCAAGACCGACGTTAGGTTCGCGATGGCATTGAACACTAAGGCTTGTGTTGGTTGCCGAAGGTGTGTCTATGCGTGCGTCAAGACCAACAACATCCCCAGGTCATCAAATATGGAGTGGATCAGGGTCCAAAGTCTCAAGAGGGGTACGATCAGTCTCAAGAACACTGACTCTCTCTACACGAAGGCGCCGCTACCCGATCGGTGGTATCTGCCGGTTGCCTGCATGCAGTGCGAAAGCCCGCCGTGCGTCAAAGTATGTCCTGTGACGGCTACATGGAAGGATCCCGACGGCATCACGGTTATCGACTATGACAAGTGCATAGGATGTAGATACTGCGTGGTCGCTTGCCCTTACGGCGCCCGCCGATTCAACTGGAAAAAGCCGGAAGTACCCGAAGGCGAACTCAATCTAGAAGTTCCGAAGCGCCCCGTGGGCGTTGCCGAGAAGTGCACATTCTGCATTCACCGCGTCAGGATTGGGCGGACTCCAGCTTGTGTGGAGGCCTGCCCAACGGCTGCACGATTCTTCGGCGACATGAACGATCCGGAGAGTGCTGTATCCAAGTTGATTATCACCAGACGAGCTTTCCGCTTGAAGGAAGAGCAAGGTGCCGATCCTCGCTTCTACTATTTAGGGTGA
- the glmS gene encoding glutamine--fructose-6-phosphate transaminase (isomerizing) has translation MCGIVGYTGTKSATEVLLGGLARLEYRGYDSAGVAVMENGSIDVVRRVGKLVNLKDALDERPVGGHIGIGHTRWATHGKPSEENAHPHVDCTGRIAVVHNGIIENYLELREELAQNGHIIRSETDTEVVAHLVEAYFDGDLARAVRRAIARLHGAYALGVVHLDSPDTIVAARKDSPLVIGLGEDENIVASDICVLLAYTRDVVALADGQVATVTRDAVVVTDADGKIVEPEMLHVEWDLEAAEKGGFEDFMLKEIYEQPKAIRATLSGRMRDGQIQLSELNMTVEQIVAIDRIVILACGTSYHAGMVAKSLIEKWARISVEVQVSSEFRYGDPIVDDQTLVVAITQSGETADTLAGVREARERGAKVIAITNVVGSRITREADGILYTHAGPEIGVAATKTFTAQIAALTVLALKLAQVKGSLPQERVESLWAELSNMPEIVEAILADADEVEECAASYTDVNSALFLGRGVGVAVAMEGALKLKEISYIHAEAYAAGEMKHGPIALICKELPVVVVATQSETYEKVVSNIEEVRARGADVIVVATHGDNQIAHHAEHVLKVPATSEALSAIPATIPLQLLSYRIAKLRGCDVDQPRNLAKSVTVE, from the coding sequence ATGTGCGGAATCGTAGGCTATACAGGGACGAAGTCGGCCACGGAGGTCCTTCTCGGCGGGTTGGCTCGACTGGAGTATCGCGGGTATGACTCGGCGGGAGTCGCCGTGATGGAAAACGGTTCGATCGATGTCGTCCGAAGGGTCGGCAAGCTTGTCAACTTGAAGGACGCACTCGATGAGAGGCCGGTGGGAGGGCACATCGGCATTGGGCACACGCGATGGGCGACTCACGGAAAGCCCAGCGAGGAGAACGCTCATCCCCACGTGGATTGCACCGGACGTATCGCTGTGGTGCACAACGGGATCATCGAGAACTATCTCGAGCTTCGGGAGGAGCTCGCTCAGAACGGGCACATCATCCGAAGCGAGACCGACACAGAGGTCGTCGCTCATCTGGTTGAGGCATACTTCGATGGCGATCTGGCTAGGGCGGTCCGCAGGGCAATCGCGCGCCTGCATGGCGCATATGCTCTCGGAGTCGTGCACCTAGACTCGCCGGATACCATCGTTGCCGCCCGAAAAGACTCGCCGCTTGTCATCGGCTTGGGCGAGGACGAGAACATCGTGGCAAGCGATATCTGCGTCCTGCTCGCATACACTCGCGACGTTGTGGCGCTAGCCGACGGGCAGGTAGCCACGGTGACTAGGGATGCGGTCGTCGTGACAGACGCTGATGGGAAGATCGTCGAGCCCGAGATGCTGCATGTGGAGTGGGATCTGGAGGCTGCCGAGAAGGGCGGCTTCGAGGATTTCATGCTCAAGGAGATATACGAGCAACCGAAAGCGATACGCGCGACACTCAGTGGGCGCATGCGCGATGGCCAGATCCAGCTCTCGGAGCTGAACATGACCGTCGAGCAGATCGTCGCTATCGACAGAATAGTCATCCTTGCTTGCGGCACCAGCTATCACGCCGGGATGGTAGCAAAATCGCTCATTGAGAAGTGGGCGCGCATCTCCGTCGAAGTGCAGGTCTCCAGCGAGTTCCGATATGGCGACCCAATCGTGGATGATCAGACACTCGTCGTGGCGATCACCCAGTCCGGCGAGACCGCGGATACACTGGCGGGAGTGCGCGAGGCTCGCGAAAGGGGCGCGAAGGTCATCGCCATCACAAACGTCGTGGGCTCACGGATCACGCGCGAAGCCGACGGAATCCTCTACACCCACGCCGGTCCCGAGATCGGAGTCGCAGCGACAAAGACGTTCACGGCTCAGATTGCAGCACTGACAGTCCTGGCCCTAAAGCTCGCGCAGGTCAAAGGCTCTTTGCCCCAGGAGCGCGTAGAGTCTCTGTGGGCAGAGCTCTCCAACATGCCGGAGATCGTCGAGGCGATCTTAGCCGATGCCGACGAAGTCGAAGAGTGCGCGGCGTCCTACACCGACGTCAACTCAGCGCTGTTCCTGGGAAGGGGAGTCGGTGTCGCAGTGGCCATGGAGGGTGCGCTCAAGCTCAAGGAGATCAGCTACATACATGCCGAAGCGTATGCTGCCGGCGAGATGAAGCACGGCCCGATCGCGCTGATCTGCAAAGAGCTACCGGTGGTCGTGGTGGCTACCCAGAGCGAGACTTACGAGAAGGTCGTCAGCAACATCGAGGAGGTCAGGGCCAGAGGCGCCGACGTCATCGTGGTTGCGACCCATGGGGACAACCAGATTGCGCACCATGCTGAGCATGTTCTAAAGGTTCCGGCGACGTCTGAGGCTCTTTCGGCGATTCCGGCGACGATTCCTTTGCAGCTGCTGTCGTACAGAATCGCCAAGCTGCGTGGGTGCGATGTCGATCAGCCCCGTAACCTCGCCAAGTCCGTCACGGTCGAGTGA